One stretch of Arachis duranensis cultivar V14167 chromosome 1, aradu.V14167.gnm2.J7QH, whole genome shotgun sequence DNA includes these proteins:
- the LOC107487319 gene encoding auxin-responsive protein SAUR36-like: MVATMAEDGGGGRWWLFLHSGVAVERRWKRKTSIRKSERQLVGMNPKHVMLKWVRRLGPGSSLKNRYVALGLSPIEVVPKGHMAIYVGEWEGEKQRVLVPVTHLNHPLLGKLLEKAEKVYGFDHPGVITIPCGISEFQKVQQNIYSAQRLQRRRQICCSIYIYNTKY; the protein is encoded by the exons ATGGTGGCAACTATGGCTGAGGATGGCGGAGGTGGGCGGTGGTGGCTGTTCCTCCATTCCGGCGTAGCAGTTGAGCGAAGATGGAAGAGGAAG ACGTCGATAAGAAAGTCAGAAAGGCAGCTTGTAGGCATGAACCCCAAGCATGTGATGTTGAAATGGGTGCGTCGTCTTGGGCCTGGAAGCTCTTTAAAGAACAGGTATGTTGCATTGGGCCTAAGCCCAATAGAGGTAGTACCGAAGGGACATATGGCAATTTATGTTGGAGAATGGGAGGGAGAGAAGCAACGAGTTTTGGTGCCCGTTACACACTTGAACCACCCTTTGCTTGGGAAGCTTCTAGAGAAGGCAGAGAAAGTGTATGGGTTTGATCATCCAGGTGTAATAACCATACCTTGTGGAATATCAGAGTTCCAGAAAGTTCAGCAGAATATTTACTCGGCACAACGACTCCAAAGGCGACGCCAAATATGTTGCTCTATCTATATCTATAATACCAAATACTAA